The DNA segment GAAAATAATATAGCTCATCTGCTCTATTGCAGTAAGCGGATTCGTAATTCCTCCGCTCCAGAATCGGTCCCATAATTTGTTTATCTTCGCCTTTAATTCGCTTGCAAGCATTTACCCACCCATAAATACATCCTTTTCAAGCCGGTTGCACAGTGTTACCAGCCCTTTTAGCTCATCCTTTTCAAACATTGGAATCGGCGCATTGATGCCGAAGTTTATGAATGGCGCATCGAACAAGTCGGAATATTCTATATGCTTCTTCTTTGCAAAAACCGTCTGTAAAGTTCTTATAAAATTAAGCTGGTCTGCATTGTAAAGCTTGTTGTTCTCAACAAGATGCGTTTCAAACGCTTTTTTTATCTTCACTTCGGGCGATTCTTCTTTATAAAGCCCGAGGGTCTCCTTTATGAAATTAACAAAGGTTCCTTTATAGAACTGCTTCAATACATCCTCAGTAAAGTACAATTCCGGACTGTTCAATGTTTCCTCCAAAGCCCGAACATCTTTTTCAGTAAGTTTCTCATTTGTGAATATCTTCTTTATTGTAGGATGCTCTTTTACAAGCTCTTTTATGCGCTTATCAACTTTTTCCTTATAGACTTTGACATATTCCTGTTCGGCGTCCGGGCCGAACTCTATTATTTTTCGCTGTTCTACAACATCATCGATATTAATAATTATTGGCTCTCTCGGCTCGTCCCTCTTGAACTTCATGAGCTCTGCAAATTCGTCAATAAGCATCTGGGCATCATCAAAACACACATCATTCCAGAATTTTTTACTCATCACTTTATCAAGAAGCGCCTCCTTCAGCTTTATTTGATTCAACGTTCTTGGCAGACAATCAAGCATTTTGCAGATTTCGTCCGGAAGCCGCTCAAGTTCGTTTTCGTTGTTTTTAAGAATTGCAAGCGCAAGCCGTTCTGCTTTTAGCGTAAATGATGCAGCAATTATATTCACATTTTGTTTATACCGCATTAACGGAGCAATATCTTTTTTTAAGAACTCTATTGGATTAGTTCCGACATTAGTCCATAATTTTGGTGAAAGCGCCTTTTCAACAACCCTTAAATGTTCGCGGACAGAAACCGAATCTTTGGGAAGAGAATCAACGTCCTCGCTTATTTTTTTCTTCAAAAATTCTGCTCGTCCATCTCCTTTTTTCATCAAGTATTCGAGCTGTTCAATACGCATCCTAAAAATCCTGTTTGTAATCGCTTCGCTTGATTCTGTTTGCTCTCCTTCCGGTTTCATGCTGAAGCGCTCAAAATTATTCCAGAAGTCAAATATCTTGAAATATTCTTTTTTGCCGTTCGGCAGCCATTCCTTATGTTCGCATGCGCTATTTGCCCGCGTTCCACGCCCAATCATTTGCCAGAATTTTATTTTTGAGAATACGGGCTTTGCAAACATGAGATTGCACACTTCCGGCACGTCTATTCCCGTATCAAGCATATCTACGGAAATCGCTACTCTTGGCCATTTATTTTTTTCAAACTCTTCTATGCTGTCCTGCGCTCTTGAATCTTCCGAGACTATTATCCTCGCAAGCTTTGACTTGTATTCGGGATAAAGCTTCTCAAACGCTTCCCAGATTCTTTTTGCATGTTTTTTCGACATGGCAAAAATTATCGACTTTGCAGGAATCGTGCCGGTTTCATCCGTGAGACAGTGCTCCATAAATTCTTTGACAAGCGCTTCATTAGTTCCGGTTGTTACGAATTTCTTTTCAAAATCAGTGCCTTCAAAATTTATTTCATCTGGATTCATACCGCGCTCAAGCATCTCTTTTGTCATATCCTTGCTTAAATCGCCTGTTTTTACGCCCTTTATTTGAAAATGCGTTTGCGCGCCTTGAACTTTGAAATCGCAAAGAACGCCGTCTTTTATCGCATCCTCATAACTGTAAACCGCAGTCGCCTGCTTTTCGCCGCATTCAAAAAATCGAAATGTATCATGATCAATCATATCCGCTGGCGTTGCTGTAAGCCCTATTTGCACAGCATCAAAATATGTAAAAACATCCTTCCATTTGTTGTATATTGACCGGTGCGCTTCATCAGAAATTATGAGGTCAAAATATCCTGGAGAAATTTCTGTGTAGCATTCGCTTAGTGTTTGTATGGTTGATACGTAAAGATTTGCATTTCTATCAATATTTCCAGAATAAATTTTGGCTTTTGACTCTTCCGGAAAGAATTTCTTGAACCCTTTATTGTATGCTTGGTTTCTCAACGCTTTACGGTCGGCCAAAAATAGTATTTTCTGGGCTTGTTTTGCCTTCATCATTACGTCTATAATCGACATGGCAACGCGGGTTTTTCCAGTGCCCGTCGCCATTACAATTAACGCTTTTCTATGCCCTTTATCCAAATGTTCCAATACTCGCTTAACGCATTCAATGCTCTTTGGGCGGTCGACAATCTCTTTATTTATTGAGATGTTCGATAGTCTCTGGCGATTTTTATTTTGAAAGATTATCTTTTCAAGATCGCCTCTTGAATAAAATCCCCTTATTTGACGCAATCCTTGATATGGTCTGTTCCAGAACCATATTTCATAGCCATTTGAAAGAAAAATAAAAACATCTTTTCCGGTTTGCTTCTTTATATCATCCGCATATTGTGCTGCCTGTGTTTGAGCGGTTGCGATAGGATCTTTTGATGTTCTCTTTGCTTCAATTATGGCTAATGAATCGCCATTTGAATCCAATAAGAGATAATCGGCGTATTTGCTCTCCAAATCATTTTTTAATGTTTCATCAACTGTTTTATAATCGCGAATCTTGAAATCAGATTGTTTTGTGTCTACTTCTTCGATTACGTTAATTACCTTCCCATATTGTTCTTTTGATTCGGCAACTGCCATAGTTTTTTTTAAATCCGCAGATAAGCCAGACACAATGCCAAATTTACGTTTTGGCAGTATCCAATTTTGTTCTCGCAGCATTACATCTATTTTAGAAGATCTTGTCTGAAATTCGGATAAATGCGCGTCATCAGCCATGGAGTATACTTCCTCACACTATTTTATAACCTTTGCAAGCGCGTCCACACACACAATTTATGCGCTATAACTCAAAACGGACATTATGCCAAAGAATGCGCGCCATATAAGAAGTAGAATGCGCGGTTTGGGTTCGGTTTTGAAGATTTCAGTGACCGAAGAGGTCTCCAAACCCACCAGCGCAGGAGTTTTTAAGTCCAAGAATAACGTGCTTTTTGCGGCATATATAACATCGCCTTTGGCGTTGCCGATATGCAAGAAAAGTTGCCGACATCAGTTATGATTGCTTTTGAAGATGGTTTTTTACAACTACAATCTCCGCATTTTCAGGTTTGAGCCCAGCCCATTTTATCTTATATCCGAGCGCGCCAAGCACCTCACTATGCCCTTTCACGCCGTATTTTTCAAAAACTTTTAGCGTGTCGGGATAGTTTTTTATGAATTCCAAATCATCCCGTATCGCATCTATTGTTTTCTGGCTGACAAGTTGGGTTTGAAAAAGCAGGTATCCTTCATGTTTTTTCTTCGTCTTCAGAATTTCATACAGGGCTTTCGCGCTGATTTTATAGGTTTCGGCAATTTTGGCGATACTGATAACGTCACCCTCCAGCGAAATTTCAATATCCTTCAGTGAATTTATTTCCGATGCTAATTGCTTTTCCTCATAAGCATTCAGAACTTTGGCTATTTCCGAATACGGGATCTTTTTGTCAAAGAAAATAACATTTCCTGAATTTATTTTGAATTCAGTGATGGAACACGCAAGGTTTTTGTCAACCAAAAGCATCAAAGTCTCTTTAACCTGATTGACCTTTTGTATTTTCTTTTGCAAATATTCTGGCGTCCAGAAACCGACAATTTCAACGTATATTTTTGTGGCGCTATTTTCAATTAAGAAATCTGGGATAAATGCGTACTGGCCTGCTTTCAATACCGCAGGCTCTCGTTTAACATTCCAGCCGCCGAAGTCGTGGCGCGCGAATTCTTCTTCAATGGCGCTATCGAATATGTTGTCTGAATAATCATTTGTGTTGAAAATCTTCTTTGTGTCGTCCAGCGCAAATTCAAAAATCCTCTTGTCGCCATAAGACCTTTTCATGACACTTGCATTTATACTCCATTTATCCGCCCGCATAATCTCAGGAAGGAGCTTTGCAAGCGATGTTCCGTATCGCTCGGTCATCTTGAATAATGATAGCGCGCCGTCCAGAAACACAGTATCATTCTCAATATTGTAGATGAGCCCGAGCCGCTTTATCTTTCGGAACACATTTTGGAAATTACCTTCTATTTTAAATTCCAGCCCAGTGGCTTTGAAAAGCAAGGTCTGCACAAGCGAGAGGTTGTATTGCCGAAGCAGGTTCTCGGCAGTTATCGGCTCAAACTCTTTTACAATCAGGTTTTCTTCATAGTCTGCCCACAATGTATTTTCCAATTGTTCGGAGGTAATTGAAAGCTTTTTCGCTGCTGAATCGATGGCTCTTTGCCGCTCATCCGCAAGCGCCATACCGCGGCACTCGTCAAATACTGCCTTGCGCGCGACAGACGGCTCGACAATAGAATCCTGCTCAATTACACATCGCCGCTCAAGAAGCTGAATCCATCCGCGGATGAGGCGGAAATTCATTTCCTCAAAGCTTTTTGTCTCTTCAATAAGTGAGCCGTATGTTTTCCCGACATTTCTCATGAATATATCGATAATTGCCTCTGCAAGCTCCATATTCTCCGGAGTTATGGCTGCATACACCGGTTCAATCTTCCCTTTGTACGTCCTTGCAACTAATAAGTCTCCTGTTAACATTACATCACCCGATTGATTTTTTT comes from the Nanoarchaeota archaeon genome and includes:
- a CDS encoding DEAD/DEAH box helicase family protein, whose amino-acid sequence is MADDAHLSEFQTRSSKIDVMLREQNWILPKRKFGIVSGLSADLKKTMAVAESKEQYGKVINVIEEVDTKQSDFKIRDYKTVDETLKNDLESKYADYLLLDSNGDSLAIIEAKRTSKDPIATAQTQAAQYADDIKKQTGKDVFIFLSNGYEIWFWNRPYQGLRQIRGFYSRGDLEKIIFQNKNRQRLSNISINKEIVDRPKSIECVKRVLEHLDKGHRKALIVMATGTGKTRVAMSIIDVMMKAKQAQKILFLADRKALRNQAYNKGFKKFFPEESKAKIYSGNIDRNANLYVSTIQTLSECYTEISPGYFDLIISDEAHRSIYNKWKDVFTYFDAVQIGLTATPADMIDHDTFRFFECGEKQATAVYSYEDAIKDGVLCDFKVQGAQTHFQIKGVKTGDLSKDMTKEMLERGMNPDEINFEGTDFEKKFVTTGTNEALVKEFMEHCLTDETGTIPAKSIIFAMSKKHAKRIWEAFEKLYPEYKSKLARIIVSEDSRAQDSIEEFEKNKWPRVAISVDMLDTGIDVPEVCNLMFAKPVFSKIKFWQMIGRGTRANSACEHKEWLPNGKKEYFKIFDFWNNFERFSMKPEGEQTESSEAITNRIFRMRIEQLEYLMKKGDGRAEFLKKKISEDVDSLPKDSVSVREHLRVVEKALSPKLWTNVGTNPIEFLKKDIAPLMRYKQNVNIIAASFTLKAERLALAILKNNENELERLPDEICKMLDCLPRTLNQIKLKEALLDKVMSKKFWNDVCFDDAQMLIDEFAELMKFKRDEPREPIIINIDDVVEQRKIIEFGPDAEQEYVKVYKEKVDKRIKELVKEHPTIKKIFTNEKLTEKDVRALEETLNSPELYFTEDVLKQFYKGTFVNFIKETLGLYKEESPEVKIKKAFETHLVENNKLYNADQLNFIRTLQTVFAKKKHIEYSDLFDAPFINFGINAPIPMFEKDELKGLVTLCNRLEKDVFMGG
- a CDS encoding DUF790 family protein → MLTGDLLVARTYKGKIEPVYAAITPENMELAEAIIDIFMRNVGKTYGSLIEETKSFEEMNFRLIRGWIQLLERRCVIEQDSIVEPSVARKAVFDECRGMALADERQRAIDSAAKKLSITSEQLENTLWADYEENLIVKEFEPITAENLLRQYNLSLVQTLLFKATGLEFKIEGNFQNVFRKIKRLGLIYNIENDTVFLDGALSLFKMTERYGTSLAKLLPEIMRADKWSINASVMKRSYGDKRIFEFALDDTKKIFNTNDYSDNIFDSAIEEEFARHDFGGWNVKREPAVLKAGQYAFIPDFLIENSATKIYVEIVGFWTPEYLQKKIQKVNQVKETLMLLVDKNLACSITEFKINSGNVIFFDKKIPYSEIAKVLNAYEEKQLASEINSLKDIEISLEGDVISIAKIAETYKISAKALYEILKTKKKHEGYLLFQTQLVSQKTIDAIRDDLEFIKNYPDTLKVFEKYGVKGHSEVLGALGYKIKWAGLKPENAEIVVVKNHLQKQS